The Treponema pectinovorum genome includes a window with the following:
- a CDS encoding MraY family glycosyltransferase, with the protein MWLVALFAVGIFLTSVFLVKQIIKFCNRFALYDSVNARKIHSGNIPRLGGIAIFLAFILGCIAFFGITEPHKIIQKLPFFISCLIIFAVGILDDLVELRARTKLLAQLVATGIAVFFGYRFQSILGIPLNTTVFGRIFSCIFTYCWVIGIINSYNLIDGLDALCGSLALFVLVSVAVIYAEINAEKAITCIFLASAILGFLVFNRPPAKIFMGDNGSQFLGFMVAILPLYVSQNANSTFEFNKILFVIVFAAIPMTDTIAAIWRRLRERRPIMSPDKRHLHHKLLNLGFSKTQVLILLDLIQVSICAIAILNAKLDKSIATIVLSFTYALVLVFFSVIHFKNLKIDFIDKTRQDKTRQDKTRQDKTRQGFFKNFLVLQQLHCKQ; encoded by the coding sequence ATGTGGCTCGTTGCGTTGTTTGCAGTTGGAATATTTCTTACTTCAGTTTTTCTGGTAAAACAAATAATAAAATTCTGTAACAGATTTGCACTTTATGATTCTGTTAATGCCAGAAAAATTCACTCTGGAAACATTCCGCGCTTAGGCGGAATTGCAATTTTTCTCGCTTTTATACTCGGATGCATCGCTTTTTTTGGAATAACCGAACCACATAAGATTATTCAAAAACTTCCATTTTTCATAAGCTGTTTAATTATTTTTGCAGTCGGAATTTTAGATGATTTAGTCGAATTGAGAGCGCGCACAAAACTTCTTGCGCAACTTGTAGCAACAGGAATTGCTGTATTTTTTGGTTACAGATTCCAATCAATCTTAGGAATACCTTTAAACACAACTGTGTTTGGAAGAATTTTTTCCTGCATTTTTACATACTGCTGGGTTATTGGCATAATAAACTCATACAATTTAATAGATGGATTAGATGCTTTATGTGGCTCTTTAGCACTTTTTGTTTTAGTATCCGTTGCAGTTATATATGCCGAAATAAATGCGGAAAAAGCGATTACCTGCATTTTTCTTGCCAGTGCAATTTTGGGTTTTCTTGTTTTTAATCGTCCTCCAGCAAAAATTTTTATGGGAGACAACGGAAGCCAATTTCTTGGATTTATGGTTGCAATTCTTCCGCTTTATGTAAGCCAAAATGCAAATTCAACTTTTGAATTTAACAAAATCCTCTTCGTTATAGTTTTTGCCGCAATTCCAATGACAGATACGATTGCTGCAATATGGCGAAGGCTTAGAGAAAGACGGCCTATTATGAGTCCAGATAAAAGACATCTTCACCATAAGCTTTTAAATTTGGGTTTTTCAAAAACACAGGTTTTGATTTTGTTAGATTTAATTCAAGTTTCTATATGCGCAATCGCCATTTTAAATGCAAAGCTAGACAAATCCATTGCAACAATCGTTTTAAGTTTTACATACGCATTAGTTCTCGTGTTTTTCTCTGTTATTCACTTTAAAAATTTAAAAATCGACTTTATAGACAAGACAAGACAAGACAAGACAAGACAAGACAAGACAAGACAAGACAAGACAAGACAAGGATTTTTCAAAAATTTCCTTGTATTGCAACAACTCCATTGCAAACAATAA
- the ilvY gene encoding HTH-type transcriptional activator IlvY has translation MDFFELEAFLTLSKTLHFAKTAQRVNLSPSALSRLISRLEDETEQTLLERNNREVKLTFEGEIFAQFAKKCMEEKEDVFSRFKSKSNAIAGILRVYASVTACYSIMPPFLSRLAEQYPDIQLNVETGDPAGAILAIKEGRADIAVAAIPDSPLAEIDCIPVRRTPLVFAASTGGPFEKVSGSPQDIVSSVPLILPKAGIARERFDIWTESRNVKPIIAAETEGNEAIMAMVQLGLGIGLVPHIVLTNGPYETGFTCHSAGNSLGYYEVGFIQKRIFSGSESYKKMRQAVDKILHSPDRSSNHKN, from the coding sequence ATGGATTTTTTTGAATTGGAAGCTTTTTTAACTCTTTCTAAAACTCTGCACTTTGCAAAAACTGCGCAGCGGGTAAATCTAAGCCCTTCCGCCTTGAGCCGACTCATAAGCCGCCTTGAAGATGAAACCGAGCAAACTCTGCTTGAGCGCAATAATCGGGAAGTAAAATTGACTTTTGAAGGCGAAATATTTGCCCAATTTGCAAAAAAATGCATGGAAGAAAAAGAAGATGTTTTTTCAAGGTTCAAATCAAAATCAAATGCGATTGCAGGAATTTTACGCGTATACGCTTCTGTAACTGCCTGCTACTCTATAATGCCACCATTTTTAAGCCGACTTGCAGAACAATATCCAGATATTCAATTAAATGTAGAAACTGGAGACCCTGCTGGTGCAATTTTAGCCATAAAAGAAGGACGAGCCGATATTGCAGTTGCAGCGATTCCAGATTCACCCCTGGCAGAAATAGACTGCATTCCCGTTCGAAGAACTCCATTGGTTTTTGCTGCGAGCACAGGAGGTCCTTTTGAAAAAGTCAGCGGAAGTCCACAGGATATTGTTTCTTCAGTTCCGCTTATCCTGCCAAAAGCAGGAATCGCAAGAGAACGATTTGATATTTGGACAGAATCGAGAAATGTAAAACCAATAATAGCCGCAGAAACAGAAGGCAACGAAGCGATAATGGCAATGGTACAACTTGGACTTGGCATTGGACTTGTGCCTCATATCGTTTTAACAAATGGACCGTACGAAACTGGTTTTACCTGTCATTCAGCAGGAAATTCACTCGGATATTACGAAGTTGGATTTATTCAAAAAAGAATTTTTTCGGGAAGCGAATCCTATAAAAAAATGCGGCAGGCTGTAGATAAAATTCTACATTCACCAGACCGCAGTTCTAATCATAAAAATTAA
- a CDS encoding phosphatidylserine decarboxylase, translated as MNIINAYGNEPGNDKSVLFLCRTPFGRFLYNLTLFLQIPKLMGFYLRTPFSKTLIGGFVKKNNIDMSAFAGRKFKSFNDFFTRKDFSRKVEGEEDLLISPSDSFLSVYKIEDNSTFCIKGFDYSLKDFFGTDEFSSKYSGGDCLVFRLCANDYHRYCYIDCGSLEKNHFIKGTLYSVQPVCCRTFKVYTKNRRSWTILKTQNFGDVAQIEVGAFSVGGIVNHHEDYCFKKGEEKGYFDLHGSTIVLLFEKDKIVLDEKIKNSTLDGKEYRVLYGSRIGKKL; from the coding sequence ATGAATATCATCAACGCTTATGGCAATGAGCCAGGTAACGACAAGTCTGTTCTTTTTTTGTGTAGGACTCCTTTTGGAAGATTTTTATATAATTTGACGCTTTTTTTGCAGATTCCAAAGCTTATGGGATTTTATCTGCGTACTCCGTTTAGCAAAACTTTGATAGGCGGTTTTGTAAAAAAGAATAACATAGATATGTCTGCATTTGCTGGGCGAAAATTTAAATCTTTTAATGATTTTTTTACTCGCAAGGATTTTTCAAGAAAAGTTGAAGGAGAAGAAGATTTGTTAATTTCTCCGAGTGACAGTTTTTTAAGCGTTTATAAGATAGAAGATAATTCAACTTTTTGTATAAAAGGATTTGATTATTCTCTAAAAGACTTTTTTGGAACAGATGAATTTTCTTCAAAGTATTCTGGAGGCGACTGTCTTGTTTTTAGGCTTTGTGCAAACGATTATCATCGCTATTGTTATATAGATTGCGGTTCTCTTGAAAAAAATCACTTTATAAAAGGGACTTTGTATTCTGTTCAACCAGTGTGCTGCCGAACGTTTAAGGTTTACACAAAAAACAGGCGCTCTTGGACTATCTTAAAAACACAAAATTTTGGAGATGTTGCGCAAATAGAAGTCGGTGCATTCAGCGTTGGCGGAATAGTGAATCATCACGAAGATTATTGTTTTAAAAAAGGCGAAGAAAAAGGGTATTTTGATTTGCACGGCTCTACAATAGTTCTCCTTTTTGAAAAAGATAAAATCGTTTTGGACGAAAAAATAAAAAATTCGACTTTAGATGGAAAAGAATATAGAGTTTTATACGGTTCTAGGATTGGGAAAAAACTATAA
- a CDS encoding YdcF family protein yields MLFIKIAIPNTTNQIPTVKYVILFGGGVNRDGSLNPSVKKRVEKCAFVMQENKDLLCITSGGKSLWNVYPEGYALKKELCKLGIKESRIIEENYAKDTIQNLKLSANIIAKKEGKTLTQVLDYPIVLVSSGYHLARIERIAKKLGFTKIYCISAKTPKICILDSYLREAFAHIKLQLRIILTRQPSKLT; encoded by the coding sequence GTGTTATTCATAAAAATCGCAATCCCCAATACGACAAATCAAATTCCTACTGTAAAATATGTAATCCTTTTTGGAGGCGGCGTAAACAGAGATGGGAGTCTTAATCCTTCCGTAAAAAAACGTGTAGAAAAGTGCGCATTCGTCATGCAAGAAAACAAAGATTTATTGTGCATAACGAGCGGTGGCAAATCATTATGGAATGTTTATCCAGAAGGATATGCACTAAAAAAAGAACTCTGTAAGCTTGGAATAAAAGAAAGCAGAATAATAGAAGAAAATTATGCAAAAGACACGATACAAAATTTAAAATTGAGTGCAAATATCATAGCAAAAAAAGAAGGAAAAACTTTAACACAGGTTTTAGACTATCCTATTGTTCTCGTTTCTAGCGGTTACCATCTTGCGCGCATTGAGCGAATTGCAAAAAAGCTCGGCTTTACAAAAATTTATTGTATAAGTGCAAAAACTCCCAAGATCTGCATTTTAGATTCTTATCTTAGAGAAGCCTTTGCTCATATAAAATTGCAGCTCAGAATAATCCTTACAAGGCAACCTTCAAAACTAACCTAA
- a CDS encoding hemerythrin domain-containing protein, which translates to MNTDLYISKHRIVQEYLQTIDKLAKQGVKENATEIALNINKMTGIIKMHLASEDKLLYPELLASKSENVKKITKQYMDEMGDLYKAYGNFAEEFRTPSKIEENSQKFVESFKAVEAALNTRIAREEKELYPLAE; encoded by the coding sequence ATGAATACCGATTTATATATTTCTAAACATAGAATTGTGCAAGAATATTTGCAGACCATAGATAAACTTGCAAAACAAGGCGTTAAGGAAAATGCCACAGAGATTGCTCTTAATATAAATAAGATGACTGGAATAATAAAAATGCATCTTGCTTCTGAAGATAAGCTTTTGTATCCAGAACTGCTTGCAAGTAAAAGTGAAAATGTAAAGAAAATTACCAAGCAATATATGGACGAGATGGGCGACCTTTATAAAGCGTACGGAAATTTTGCAGAAGAATTCAGAACTCCGTCTAAAATTGAAGAAAATTCGCAAAAATTTGTTGAATCGTTTAAGGCTGTGGAAGCCGCTTTAAATACTCGAATTGCACGCGAAGAAAAGGAATTGTATCCGCTTGCAGAATAA
- the putP gene encoding sodium/proline symporter PutP, producing the protein MDISMIAKIVAFVIYLGLMIYIGLLTANKNNSSSDFFLGGRKVGPWVTALSAEASDSSAWLLMGLPGLCYLGGVKETFWTALGLILGTYLNWFFVAKPLRKCSVAFGDAITIPEFFTNRFKDKSHLISVLSVIFIVFFFTIYTASGFVACAKLFNSVFGLPYHAGLAIGLVVILCYTIIGGYTAVCTTDFVQGALIFVAFVVSSLILVFSLGGPAQAFNAVQNFDAAAVAGKFGETIKNAFANNSSFTGMRIISALAWGLGYFGMPHIIVRFMGIDSAESVTKARRIGTVWMVISYVGTFLIGTLGTAYLFNNGTILGAEPGAVIEGISKFGDAETVFSVTMQNMYPSFIAGIFLCAILAASMSTADSQLLAASSAVGQDLYKGIINKNADEKTVLNVGRFTVFLIALIALFISLNPNSSIFSLVSYAWAGFGATFGPLVLLALYWRGMTAKGAIAGIIGGGVVVVGWHQLSGGIFDIYEIVPGFLTCLLCSIVVSLLDKNKDEQMLAEFDAFKKS; encoded by the coding sequence ATGGACATTTCGATGATTGCAAAAATTGTGGCGTTCGTTATTTATCTTGGATTGATGATTTATATTGGTCTTTTAACTGCGAACAAAAACAACAGTTCTTCTGACTTTTTTTTGGGTGGAAGAAAAGTGGGGCCTTGGGTTACAGCGCTTTCGGCAGAGGCTTCGGACTCTTCTGCGTGGCTTTTGATGGGGCTTCCTGGTCTTTGCTATTTGGGTGGCGTGAAGGAAACTTTTTGGACTGCACTTGGGCTTATTTTGGGGACGTATCTTAATTGGTTTTTTGTTGCTAAACCGCTTAGAAAGTGCTCTGTTGCTTTTGGTGATGCAATTACGATTCCTGAATTTTTTACTAATAGGTTTAAAGATAAGAGCCACTTGATTTCTGTTTTATCTGTAATTTTTATTGTATTCTTTTTTACCATTTACACGGCGTCTGGTTTTGTCGCTTGTGCAAAACTTTTTAATTCTGTATTTGGACTTCCGTATCATGCTGGTCTTGCGATTGGTCTTGTTGTTATTTTGTGTTATACGATAATTGGTGGATATACCGCTGTTTGTACTACGGATTTTGTCCAAGGGGCTTTGATTTTTGTTGCCTTTGTTGTTTCTAGTTTAATTCTTGTTTTCTCTTTGGGCGGACCTGCGCAAGCATTTAATGCTGTTCAAAATTTTGATGCAGCTGCTGTTGCTGGGAAATTTGGCGAAACGATAAAAAATGCATTTGCAAACAATTCCAGCTTTACAGGAATGAGAATAATTTCTGCGTTGGCGTGGGGACTTGGATATTTTGGAATGCCGCATATAATCGTGCGCTTTATGGGAATTGATTCTGCGGAATCTGTTACTAAGGCTCGCCGAATTGGAACTGTTTGGATGGTCATTTCTTATGTTGGTACTTTTTTGATTGGAACACTTGGAACTGCATATCTTTTTAACAATGGCACAATTTTAGGTGCGGAGCCGGGCGCGGTTATCGAAGGAATTTCAAAATTTGGCGATGCGGAAACGGTTTTTTCTGTGACGATGCAAAATATGTATCCATCGTTTATTGCTGGTATTTTTTTATGTGCAATTTTGGCGGCTTCTATGTCTACTGCGGACTCTCAACTTTTGGCAGCTTCTTCTGCGGTGGGACAGGATTTGTATAAGGGCATAATAAATAAAAATGCGGATGAAAAAACGGTTTTGAATGTTGGACGCTTTACAGTGTTTTTAATCGCTTTGATTGCTCTGTTCATTTCGTTAAATCCAAATTCTTCAATCTTTAGTTTGGTTTCTTATGCTTGGGCAGGTTTTGGCGCGACTTTTGGTCCTTTGGTTTTGCTTGCGCTTTATTGGCGAGGAATGACGGCAAAAGGTGCGATTGCAGGTATAATTGGTGGCGGAGTTGTTGTTGTAGGTTGGCATCAGCTTTCTGGCGGAATATTTGACATTTACGAGATTGTTCCTGGATTTTTGACCTGTCTTTTGTGTTCCATTGTTGTTTCTCTTTTGGATAAAAATAAAGATGAACAGATGCTTGCTGAATTTGATGCTTTTAAGAAATCGTAA
- a CDS encoding PFL family protein, giving the protein MLYTPKEIEETVNMFMRQKLDVRCITMGISLLDCADSDAKKANSKIYDKIMNKAGNLVKVGQEIEKELGVPIINKRVSVTPISLVAAASKADSYVEYCKTLDRCAKELGINFIGGFSALVQKGITPSDLILIKSIPEALACTDFVCSSVNVGSTKSGINMDAVKLMGETIKETAIKSKDCAVNGCSKLVVFCNAPEDNPFMAGAFHGPGEADAVINVGVSGPGVILAAAKEYKGQPINVLAEGIKKMAFKITRLGQLVGTEAASRLGVNFGILDLSLAPTPEVGDSVARILEEIGLEGAGAPGTTAALAMLTDMVKKGGVMASTNVGGLSGAFIPVSEDEGMINAVKQGSINLEKLEAMTTVCSVGLDMIAIPGDTSATTISGIMADEFAIGMVNNKTTAVRLIPAPDKKAGDWVEFGGLLGGCPVMNVSKFGCADFINRGGRIPAPIHSFRN; this is encoded by the coding sequence ATGCTCTACACGCCAAAAGAAATAGAAGAAACAGTAAATATGTTTATGCGACAAAAACTGGATGTTCGCTGCATAACAATGGGCATAAGCCTCTTAGACTGCGCAGATTCCGACGCAAAAAAAGCAAATTCAAAAATCTACGACAAAATAATGAACAAAGCAGGCAACCTCGTAAAAGTTGGTCAGGAAATAGAAAAAGAATTAGGTGTTCCAATAATAAACAAAAGGGTTTCTGTAACGCCAATATCGCTTGTTGCTGCAGCAAGCAAAGCAGACTCTTATGTAGAATATTGCAAAACTTTAGACAGGTGTGCAAAAGAATTAGGAATAAACTTTATCGGTGGATTTTCGGCCTTGGTTCAAAAAGGAATAACGCCAAGCGATTTAATTCTCATAAAATCGATTCCAGAAGCGCTTGCTTGCACGGACTTTGTCTGCTCGTCTGTAAATGTGGGTTCAACAAAATCCGGAATCAACATGGATGCTGTAAAACTGATGGGTGAAACTATAAAAGAAACTGCAATAAAGAGCAAAGACTGTGCAGTAAACGGATGTTCAAAGTTGGTAGTTTTTTGCAACGCTCCAGAAGATAATCCTTTCATGGCAGGAGCATTCCACGGGCCTGGCGAAGCAGATGCAGTTATAAATGTTGGAGTTTCAGGCCCTGGAGTAATTTTGGCGGCTGCAAAGGAATACAAGGGGCAACCTATAAACGTCCTTGCAGAAGGCATAAAAAAGATGGCCTTCAAAATCACTAGACTTGGGCAACTCGTTGGAACAGAAGCAGCGTCGCGGCTCGGCGTAAATTTTGGTATCTTAGACCTTTCGCTTGCACCAACGCCAGAAGTTGGAGATTCTGTTGCAAGAATTTTAGAAGAAATTGGGCTTGAAGGAGCCGGCGCACCAGGAACAACAGCAGCGCTCGCCATGCTAACAGACATGGTAAAAAAAGGCGGTGTAATGGCAAGCACAAATGTCGGCGGTTTAAGCGGTGCCTTTATTCCAGTTTCAGAAGACGAAGGAATGATAAACGCCGTAAAACAAGGCTCAATCAATTTGGAAAAACTAGAAGCCATGACAACCGTTTGCTCTGTCGGGCTCGATATGATTGCAATTCCAGGCGATACAAGCGCAACAACGATAAGCGGAATAATGGCAGATGAATTTGCGATTGGAATGGTAAACAATAAAACCACGGCAGTTCGTTTGATTCCTGCCCCAGACAAAAAAGCTGGCGACTGGGTTGAATTTGGCGGACTTTTGGGTGGCTGCCCAGTTATGAACGTAAGCAAATTTGGCTGTGCAGATTTTATAAATCGTGGCGGGAGAATTCCAGCTCCTATTCACTCATTCAGAAATTAG
- a CDS encoding dienelactone hydrolase family protein encodes MKKLLKRAAFAVFAVFFAFSSFAEGSKEYVTQEINASSRCLPTFYENIKSRWTFKMGYKDGVDVAQWKKDGLAKARELIIQEEDNTPFDMVVIASEKRDGYTAQKVVFNISKDSRVLAYLLVPNGKKNQTYPAALMLHDHGSKFVIGKEKMVKPFGNTEEDKEKLKNSDAWSYSYFSKLYPGDELAKRGYVVLSFDALGWGDRSVKGFATDSQQSLASNLFNMGTSFAGIIAQEDCRAAKFLASLPQVDKKRVAALGFSMGGFRSWQLAAISDDITAGISVCWFGTMKGHIVEKDGQLKGNSAYSMLHPTIAKFLDYPDVAGLAAPKPMYFINGDVDPVNPVAGIKEGYEKIQKIWAANNAQDKLKTEIFAGHDHSFPVDKQKSAFDWLDAQFGK; translated from the coding sequence ATGAAGAAATTATTAAAAAGAGCGGCTTTTGCCGTATTTGCTGTTTTTTTTGCTTTTTCATCGTTTGCAGAGGGAAGTAAGGAATATGTTACTCAGGAAATCAATGCAAGCAGTCGCTGTCTTCCAACATTTTATGAAAACATAAAAAGTCGTTGGACATTTAAGATGGGATATAAAGATGGGGTAGATGTTGCCCAGTGGAAAAAAGACGGACTTGCTAAGGCTCGTGAACTTATTATTCAAGAAGAAGATAATACTCCTTTTGATATGGTTGTTATCGCTAGTGAAAAACGAGATGGTTACACCGCTCAAAAAGTTGTATTCAATATTTCTAAAGACAGCCGCGTTCTCGCATATCTTTTAGTTCCTAATGGGAAGAAAAATCAGACTTATCCTGCTGCGTTGATGTTGCACGACCACGGTTCAAAATTTGTAATTGGTAAGGAAAAAATGGTAAAACCTTTTGGCAATACAGAAGAGGATAAAGAAAAATTAAAGAATTCTGATGCGTGGAGTTATTCATATTTTTCAAAATTATATCCTGGCGATGAACTTGCAAAAAGAGGTTATGTTGTTTTGAGTTTTGACGCACTTGGTTGGGGCGACCGCTCAGTAAAAGGCTTTGCAACAGACAGTCAGCAATCTTTGGCAAGCAACTTATTTAACATGGGAACAAGTTTTGCAGGAATAATTGCACAAGAAGATTGCCGTGCTGCAAAATTCCTTGCAAGCCTTCCTCAAGTAGATAAAAAACGTGTTGCAGCTTTAGGCTTTAGCATGGGTGGATTCCGATCTTGGCAACTTGCTGCAATCAGCGACGACATAACTGCTGGAATAAGCGTTTGCTGGTTTGGAACTATGAAGGGGCACATCGTAGAAAAAGACGGACAGCTCAAAGGCAACTCTGCATATTCAATGCTTCATCCAACAATCGCAAAATTCTTGGATTATCCGGATGTTGCAGGTCTTGCCGCTCCTAAACCAATGTATTTTATAAATGGCGATGTTGACCCTGTAAATCCTGTAGCTGGCATAAAAGAAGGTTACGAGAAGATTCAAAAAATTTGGGCTGCAAACAATGCTCAAGATAAGTTAAAGACTGAAATTTTCGCAGGACATGACCATTCTTTCCCTGTTGATAAGCAAAAGTCAGCATTCGATTGGCTCGATGCTCAATTTGGAAAGTAA
- a CDS encoding ATP-binding cassette domain-containing protein — protein sequence MNNSLIFLNDVRIQDLSKIKIASLSWQMKKQQAWLIIGANGSGKSDFFDALSGAKNFVQNADGKIIHSPFETSTEVVSLERAANLIEEERKLDESEYLDGIDIGRTGRRFIAEILGGPDAKHRNLPLPPIAQRLETLPEVKLCGIEKILDRGLKFMSTGEIRRTLLCRALLSQKKLLILSDPFAGLDAQSRTILMEFFETMVLRQKKSKSAFAQTSIIIAMDRYTEIPSAITNVLEFTDKAVSFCGTKEEYEKLILQRARKNSFEKEEQKKAFAKEFTSIQNETQKIAEEKYGEENSSEKIPLVQMQNVNVGWDGRLVLKDFNWNVYKGEHWLVRGPNGSGKTTLLELITGDNKQVYSNDIHLFGKKRGTGESIWDIKAKLGIVSYRMHVEYRMIGSTDLESVIISGFHDSIGLYTKKTDLEIQAARKWLKLAGFESRESENFSDLSYGEQRAILIIRATVKNPEILILDEPCHALDENYRQKILHLLQMIAQTGSTTLLHVTHDPTEVLKAEKHILELLPDKTPMYKIHTQD from the coding sequence ATGAACAATTCGCTTATCTTTTTAAATGATGTTCGCATCCAAGACCTTTCAAAAATAAAAATCGCTTCGCTAAGTTGGCAAATGAAAAAACAACAAGCATGGCTTATTATAGGAGCAAACGGAAGCGGAAAATCTGATTTTTTCGACGCACTTTCTGGAGCAAAAAATTTTGTGCAGAATGCAGATGGAAAAATTATTCATTCCCCATTTGAAACTTCCACAGAAGTTGTCTCTTTAGAAAGGGCGGCAAATTTAATAGAAGAAGAGCGAAAATTAGACGAAAGTGAATACTTGGACGGAATCGACATAGGAAGAACTGGGCGACGTTTTATTGCAGAAATTTTAGGTGGACCTGATGCAAAACACCGCAACCTTCCATTGCCACCGATTGCACAACGCCTGGAAACTTTGCCAGAAGTTAAACTCTGCGGAATCGAAAAAATACTGGACCGCGGACTTAAATTTATGTCGACAGGCGAAATAAGGCGCACTTTGCTATGCAGAGCGTTGCTTTCGCAAAAAAAACTCTTAATATTAAGCGACCCATTCGCAGGACTAGACGCACAAAGCCGAACAATCCTAATGGAATTTTTTGAAACAATGGTTTTGCGACAAAAAAAATCAAAATCCGCATTTGCCCAAACATCAATAATAATCGCAATGGACAGATATACGGAAATTCCAAGCGCAATCACAAATGTTTTAGAATTTACAGATAAAGCGGTAAGTTTTTGTGGCACAAAGGAAGAATACGAAAAATTGATTTTGCAAAGAGCGCGAAAAAATTCATTCGAAAAAGAAGAACAAAAAAAAGCTTTTGCAAAAGAATTTACATCGATTCAAAACGAAACTCAAAAAATCGCGGAAGAAAAATATGGCGAAGAAAATTCATCAGAAAAAATTCCTCTAGTCCAAATGCAAAATGTAAACGTTGGCTGGGATGGAAGACTTGTTCTAAAAGATTTTAACTGGAACGTCTATAAAGGCGAACATTGGCTTGTGCGCGGTCCAAACGGTTCTGGAAAAACAACGCTTTTAGAGCTCATAACAGGCGACAACAAACAAGTTTACAGCAACGACATTCACCTTTTTGGCAAAAAACGCGGCACGGGCGAAAGCATTTGGGATATAAAAGCAAAACTCGGTATCGTAAGTTACAGAATGCATGTTGAATACAGAATGATAGGCAGCACAGATTTAGAAAGCGTAATAATTTCTGGATTTCACGATTCCATAGGTCTTTACACAAAAAAAACAGATTTAGAAATTCAAGCGGCAAGAAAATGGCTAAAACTTGCAGGTTTTGAAAGCAGAGAATCAGAAAATTTTAGCGATTTAAGTTACGGCGAGCAAAGGGCAATCCTCATAATAAGAGCAACCGTAAAAAATCCAGAAATTTTGATTTTGGACGAACCCTGCCACGCCCTAGACGAAAACTACAGGCAAAAAATATTACACCTTTTACAGATGATTGCACAAACAGGAAGTACGACACTCCTGCATGTAACCCACGACCCAACAGAAGTTCTAAAAGCAGAAAAACATATTCTCGAACTCCTGCCAGATAAAACGCCTATGTACAAAATCCACACACAAGATTAG